TAAATGGAGGCTTCAGTAATGGAAGCATGGTGAAATCTCAGGTTGAAGGTGTGAGCAAAAACACTGAAGAAAGGCAAAGGAAAGGGATGGCTGCAGTGGTTGGCACTTCCATTAAGATTGATGAATCAGACAATTCTGAAGCAGCGATAACCAGTATAGAAGTAGAGTACATTGAGTCCGGGGACTTGAAAGACGTAGAAGACATGGATGATTGTCTGAAGGTAAGGGTGTTCTCTACAAATCTTTACAGGCTTCACTAATACTTTGTTTTAAAGCTGAAGAAGATTTCTGAGATGTCTCAGTATCATGATTCGATCCTTGAATGAATAATGGGATATGATGCTAATACTTATCTTGCACTCTGGTTCCAGGCCCTCTTGTCAGGACTTGGCTCCAAAGACTGGGTTACAGTGTGTGACGCACTCAACAATGTTCGTCGATTTTCTATATTTCACAAGGAAGCTATTGTTAATATTCTGTAAGTATTATATTCTCTTTGGTTTAGTAGAAAAATGTTATCTCGTTGTTTTAACTCTATTTGCTGATCGTGATATTATATGATTCCTTGCTTCACACCAGGGATGAAGTCATCTCCTTAGTCGTGAAATCCCTAAAGAATCCAAGAAGTGCTGTCTGCAAAACTGCAATTATGACTGCCGGAGACCTGTTCAAAGCATATACAGACAGCATCATTGATTTGTTGGATCCTTtggtaatatatttttatagaaaATTTGAACTTTATCTATGCTATTACTCTCAGCTTATGCTTCTTTTGAACCGTCCTTTTCTGAATATAATTTCTTTACAGATTtcaattattgaattttcattTCTATTGTTAGCTTGTTCAACTTCTCCTCAAATCCTCACAAGACAAGAAATTTGTTTGTGAGGCAGCTGAAAGTGCATTAGTAGCCTTGACAAGCTGGGTTTCTCCCGTTCTGTTGCTACCCAAGTTGCAGCCTTACATTACACATAGGAATCCTCGAATTCGAGCTAAGGCTTCTATATGTATTTCTCGAAGTGTCCCACGGCTGGTAAGAACTCTTGGACATGGTGTGCTCTTTACTgtgtatttattatttttcctGTTGTTTTGTGTATTTCAAAATTCGACTAGTGCAACCCTGTAAAATTCCCATTCCCCCTAAATCTGTAATAGTCCTTTCGTGGCATCTCAATTGTCTTCATGCGGTATTATTTGCAGGGAAGTGATGGAATTGAAATATTCGGTATAGACAAACTGATTGTAATAGGTGCATCCCAGCTAAGTGATCGGCTTCCTGAGTCCAGGGATGCAGCTCGTGCTCTGTTGCTAGAGCTGCAGTCTGCATACGAAAAATCTCAAGTCCCAGAACTAACTGCAGTACCTGAGCAATCTAAGGTCCCAGAAACAACTGACGTACCTGAGCAGCCTGTTGTAGCATCTTGGGAGGATTTCTGCCAATCAAAGCTTTCGCCTTTAAGTGCTCAAGCTGTCCTTCGTGTGACCAACTCTGCTCGTGAGGAAGGCTTATAGCATAAAGATACACAAGCTTTTTAGCTGGTAATATTTTCCCCAATTGTCGTGGTGAGATTTGAAAAGTTCTATACTTGTATATACCATGGAAGTTTGAAGTGTTTGCAGAGGCAGCCGGTGAAGCACGTATTGGTGCTATAGATCCTAGGATTTTACGTATATGGCAAAATTTAAGACTGGCAACATTTCCTTACTAGTTTTGACGTTGTGTGTTGTTGATTTGTGCTTGGTTGTAAATTGTTCCGCCCTTGAGCTGTTAAGTGGATCTAGCATTTTGTTAGCATAATTTTCTAATCTTGAGGTGTTGAGTTTTCTCTTTGCGCAAAAAAACTCAGTACGCGTTTACATTTGGCTTTTTTTGGTCGTTTTTTTGGGCTGATGATGTTATTTACTGCGTCTTTGAATGATAGTACTATTAAATTTGGAATATAGaggatgttttgttttcattagATAAAAGTTACTGTTTGTTGATTGTCGCGTTAAATTTGATGATGTTCTTCTCTTTGTGATCTGAATATAGAGAGTTCATTTGTGTGTCATGAATTTTCATTATCAATACTCcatttttatagtatataaaCATTAAAGACTCGGAGTTTATTATAAACTGCTAGctgataaaaagaaaatatcgaTGGATTCGAAAGTGGAAAAAATAGTGGTGATTTGTATTATCAGAAATGAAAAATGACTAAATTATGATGAATCAAATATTATAAATAGACTATTGGTTATAGACTTGTAGATTGATGAAGTGCTATTCTTTTCAGATGGAGTTGTATTAGTATAAATGAAAGACGAATAAGAACAAAACCTAAGATGTTGTCGAATGTCGAACACAAAAATGAGCCCTTGCGGTCGGGGATTTCATTTTAGAACAACTTCATCATCATCTTTAATTCAATCGAAAAGGTGTTAAATAGGAAAAACACTATTTACGTAACTTGAATTGGCTATTTTTTTGGACATTCGCATTGCCCACTTTATTAATATGGACCTCATATTTAATGCCAAGGATAAGTATTCTATCCGATTTTCCTACTAATGATTAATTGTCCATTTTCACAATTTATTGGCTTTAATTGTATCATTGGATTTAGAACTATACATTGTAAATTATTAGGAGTCTCAATTTGATTTGCTTtacattttaagaaatataagaatataaattctatttttataaattaattttataatggaatatgagtaaaatgagttagtaaAATAGTACAAACATACCTATTATTtacaataacaaaattaattatgcaAAAATGAGACTCATGTTGTTGAACTGGTATTTCTTACTCTCCCTATTCACCATTTAACGTCCTAGTTTGActtaacataaattttaaattctaatTGTTTGATTCAGTGAAATGAAATTATAAGTGTGTAATTAGTAGAATGCGAAGCTCATTTAgctaaaatgtaaaaaaataaaaaaaattaatagcaaacatactaaaattataaactaGGAAACATTCTATTTTGCCCAAAAAAACGTGCGTTCAAGTTTACTGTTTTGTAGTAACATAAATTTTATTGTCTTAAAAGTACAGACATATCATTCATATACAGAAAATTaatgtttaaaaaaataaatgtcaTGCTTTTAAGTTTAAAGTATGATATCTTCATACAATCATAAAAGATTCTTGTAAAAAAGAGCAAAATAGGTATATGTAACTTGTATCATTCCTATCTACTTCTGtactagtataatatttttctttattgttttgtaGAACTTTCTAGCAATGGACACGTCCTTCTCTATCAATTATTTTGATGCCTACTTCATTTTCATGACTGATTTTGACgaatatttcattttcattcgaTACTCTTAATTTCAAATAAGgcttttccttttatttgatACTATTAAGTATAGGTTATTTGTAAAGGGCATATTATGTTGTTTAGCTCTACATTACATAGTCTTTTATAATTAGCTCAATATCGatttatactttattttcaaTGACTTATCGCTCCTAGACTAATCAACAGTCTCCTCCCTAAATTACAACCTTACAAAATAAATTCTATGAGTATTTATAAGAATGAAATAGATGAAAATAcatttttatacatatatagtTGTCTATTTTaaaggatggagggagtattttctaCACCACTATACAAAACATGagctaaaaaaaattcaacaaaatgTGATGACTAGACTTCTCAAATATGGTGGTCAAAGTCAAAGAGCAGTCTTTAGGCTTAGGTTGAATTCCACAACCgacatttttttaaatacatggtagattttttttttcttggtgCATATATAAAATACTACTGTTACTAACATTTGGATTAGTCGTCATGCAAAAATAAGAAATTCTCATAATAAATATGCAATTAAAGaggataaaaataataataaaaaaagagtaCTTATCCAAtact
This portion of the Salvia splendens isolate huo1 chromosome 10, SspV2, whole genome shotgun sequence genome encodes:
- the LOC121750935 gene encoding uncharacterized protein LOC121750935, whose product is MSEIAVRDSNVPESQRINGGFSNGSMVKSQVEGVSKNTEERQRKGMAAVVGTSIKIDESDNSEAAITSIEVEYIESGDLKDVEDMDDCLKALLSGLGSKDWVTVCDALNNVRRFSIFHKEAIVNILDEVISLVVKSLKNPRSAVCKTAIMTAGDLFKAYTDSIIDLLDPLLVQLLLKSSQDKKFVCEAAESALVALTSWVSPVLLLPKLQPYITHRNPRIRAKASICISRSVPRLGSDGIEIFGIDKLIVIGASQLSDRLPESRDAARALLLELQSAYEKSQVPELTAVPEQSKVPETTDVPEQPVVASWEDFCQSKLSPLSAQAVLRVTNSAREEGL